Genomic window (Nitrospirales bacterium LBB_01):
CAAAGAATATATTTATCTGCGGCGCCGCCTTGTAGAGAAGTCCAAGCAGCAGGTTAGCTGCAAGCATCCCAACTGTAATCGGGGCAGCTATCTTTATTGCCAAAACAAATAACTTAGTTCCACCCAAAAAGGAATATATCATAGATTTATCCAGAATTATTCTACCCGGAGGCAATAATTCATAACTTTTAACAAACATCGTGATTAAATCGTGGTGGGCATCCATTGCAACAAACAATAATGTCAGAATAATCCCTAGCAGCCTGCTAATCTCAGCCGATTGACCAAACTCAGGGTCAAACGTGCTTGCTACGGAAAGAGACATGCTGTTGCTTATAAAAGTTCCTGCCATATTAACAGCAGTAAAGACAAAGCGGGCGGCACCAGCAAACAGCATTGAAAAAAGAACCTCTTTTCCCAAAAACAATGGAATACGCTCATCTTCAGTAAAGTGCACATTTACAACAGGCGATAACAACACTGCAAGGGCAACGGCAAACCCGATTTTAATCTGTCTCGGAACGTTTGCACTGCTGAATACCGGCATCATAGCCATAAATATTGACGTCCTGATAAGTATAAACAAAAAATTACCTATCTGCTGAGATGCCATTTGGGCATCTATAAACTGGTTCAGCTCTTGCATCTCTACCTAATGTACATGGGCATTCTTTCAAATAAATGTGTTGTAAATGTAATCATAATCTTTGCAAACCACGGAAGCAGAATAAAAATACAGAGAAACACTGCCACCACCTTAGGCACAAAGGTAAGCGTAAACTCCTGAAGTTGTGTTATAGCCTGAAAAAAGCTGACAAGCAAACCCACTACCATGCTGACTAAAAGTATAGGGGAGGCCAATGTCAGCAGAGTTTTAAACACATCGCCCGATATATCTTTAACCATTTCAACGGTCATTGGAAACTCCTTACGACAGAGCCTACGATAAGATTCCATCCGTCAACCAAAACAAACAAAAGAAGTTTAAACGGAAGTGAAATCGTAACCGGAGGCAGCATCATCATACCCATTGAAAGCATAACACTTGCAACAACCATGTCTATGATGATAAAGGGCAGATAGAGCAAAAAGCCCATCTCAAAAGCTGTTTTTAGCTCGCTTATCACAAAAGCAGGGGCAACCACCTTAAATGGAACATCTTTTGGTTCATAAGGCTGTGGGGACTTAGACAGTTGTATAAACAGTGCTAAGTCTTTTTGACGGGTCTGTCTCAGCATAAAAGTTTTAACAGGTTCCTCACCGCGCTTAAACGCCTCGGTCAGCGTGATTTTCCTGTCTATGTACGGTGTGATTGAATCCTTAGCGAGTTTATCAAAGGTTGGAGCCATTACAAAGAACGTAATGAAAATGGAAAGTCCTACCACTACCGCATTTGGCGGTATCTGTGCTCCACCTATGGCCTGCCGCAAAAAAGATAGAATAACCACTGTGCGCGTAAAAGACGTCAACATTATCAGCATTGCAGGTATAAGCGAAAGAAAACTCATTAACAAAAACATAGAAACAAGCGGGTGATCAATGTTAAAATTCATCCGTGTGTTACCTCCCTGTACCGGCTGATGCAGTGTCGTGGACTTGCAGGCTCTTGACCTCGGTATCTAAGTTAACCTTAAAATCCTGTCCATCCAGCGACGATTCTTTTATTGTCTTAAGAAGCCGAATATCGTTTTGTGTTACCGATAGTACCAAAAAATCGGCCCCTGCCTTAACCATGGCTATTCCTCTTTTTGGGCCAAGGGGCAGGTACTCTTTCATAGTGAGAAATCCCCCCTGCTTGCCGCGTTTCTTCATAAAGTATGACATGCCGTATATGATGGCAATTACTGCCATAAGAGCAAAAACCATCTGTATAACCGCTGCTGTCATCTTAACTGCTTTAACCTCTCATTAGGACTTACTATATCGGTGAGTCTGATTCCAAATTTTTCGTTTACAACAACAACTTCGCCGCGTGCTATTACTTTTTGGTTAACAAGTATTTCCATAGGCTCCCCTGCAAGTTTATCAAGCTCCACAACTGAGCCCTGACCAAGCTGCAGCAGGTCTTGAATCATCATTTTTGTACGTCCTATCTCCACTGTTATGGTAAGAGGAATATCAAGAAGGAATTTTATATCTCTCATGCCCTCTTTTGGGGCGTCTTTGTCCAACTCCTGAAAGTCCGCCTTTACTGCATCCATGTAAATACCTCCAAAATCATTGAATAACTCCCGTTATCTTTATAGCCTGATTGCCCTTTCGCACCCCAGGCACGCACTTAAGCTTAGAAACACCCTCGACATTGACAGTAAGCTCATCAGTCACTGAGCTGTTGAGGGGAATGACATTCCCAATCTGTAGATTTAACAGCTCCTCAATTAGAAGACTCGTTTTCCCAAGCTCAACACTTACATTGACCTCTGACACAAACAGAATGTCTTTGAGTCTTGCCACCC
Coding sequences:
- the fliQ gene encoding flagellar biosynthesis protein FliQ; this encodes MTVEMVKDISGDVFKTLLTLASPILLVSMVVGLLVSFFQAITQLQEFTLTFVPKVVAVFLCIFILLPWFAKIMITFTTHLFERMPMYIR
- a CDS encoding FliO/MopB family protein, which codes for MTAAVIQMVFALMAVIAIIYGMSYFMKKRGKQGGFLTMKEYLPLGPKRGIAMVKAGADFLVLSVTQNDIRLLKTIKESSLDGQDFKVNLDTEVKSLQVHDTASAGTGR
- the fliN gene encoding flagellar motor switch protein FliN, which gives rise to MDAVKADFQELDKDAPKEGMRDIKFLLDIPLTITVEIGRTKMMIQDLLQLGQGSVVELDKLAGEPMEILVNQKVIARGEVVVVNEKFGIRLTDIVSPNERLKQLR
- a CDS encoding flagellar biosynthetic protein FliR, with amino-acid sequence MQELNQFIDAQMASQQIGNFLFILIRTSIFMAMMPVFSSANVPRQIKIGFAVALAVLLSPVVNVHFTEDERIPLFLGKEVLFSMLFAGAARFVFTAVNMAGTFISNSMSLSVASTFDPEFGQSAEISRLLGIILTLLFVAMDAHHDLITMFVKSYELLPPGRIILDKSMIYSFLGGTKLFVLAIKIAAPITVGMLAANLLLGLLYKAAPQINIFFVSFPIFIFVGLTIMIASLPVMIYIFGINIANIKHDMYRAMELSTK
- the fliP gene encoding flagellar type III secretion system pore protein FliP (The bacterial flagellar biogenesis protein FliP forms a type III secretion system (T3SS)-type pore required for flagellar assembly.) codes for the protein MNFNIDHPLVSMFLLMSFLSLIPAMLIMLTSFTRTVVILSFLRQAIGGAQIPPNAVVVGLSIFITFFVMAPTFDKLAKDSITPYIDRKITLTEAFKRGEEPVKTFMLRQTRQKDLALFIQLSKSPQPYEPKDVPFKVVAPAFVISELKTAFEMGFLLYLPFIIIDMVVASVMLSMGMMMLPPVTISLPFKLLLFVLVDGWNLIVGSVVRSFQ